Proteins encoded in a region of the Pieris brassicae chromosome 3, ilPieBrab1.1, whole genome shotgun sequence genome:
- the LOC123707392 gene encoding probable ATP-dependent RNA helicase CG8611 — MDDLQLNISTTKKKNSSTGRPSPKTPSDYKFLAKPNYSGKIIARKRPQNGIPKKFTEKYSEEPKNKIAKLSDDNVTKPHDLQSKLRDLSENKGKFQGRNYQDVTDDLVLKQKQRSGAWISSLFKNNPDVPRMGQRAVKPVVEKVFAGRTFQDLNLHPHIVSNMKQNMNLTELMTVQQKAIPVILEGRDVLIRSQTGSGKTLAYALPVIEGLQAIRPKINRHDGIRVVVVVPTRELAVQTYELFEKLLKSFIWIVPGLLSGGQKRKAEKARLRKGLTILVGTPGRINDHLRHTHSLNFAKLGCLILDEADRLLDMGYEKDVAAIVKAIDDHKKAATYDPMALVKQTIKKAPEKEEALIEDPNKEEMGDKHPLTDVFLSTERQTILLSATLTKAVENLAGITMKEPVFVDTSDGKAVVADSLKPNQKDEVKNLEIEAQPEAVSPKINLTKQKSEVSNNDKGKSNTGIKAFSGANHPEIFGTAITESKDKPKDDINDSDSDSDYEYFKVQKELSGDKKNETKIVDKKEEQEEQPNMFENALKTAIVEDELVLPSTVNQTFILIPMKLRLVSLCSLIVEHCILNKKGGKMIVFMATLEMVDYHSELIETVLSGKDGKKRKQKKVKSDENSKKKKGDDEDDDEDEESSDEYEIDYQAPAEGGLVPMEVDVFSLHGSMPHEQRMEVFKQFRTARRGVLFCTDVAARGIDVPRVDLVLQYCAPASATDYVHRVGRTGRAAQVGAATMFLLPSEAEFVRHLEQKRIRLRQTDESKVLESLRSVAPTAHTVQRAAIAVQAKLENTAHSSKDWLARASRAYTSWVRFYSGYPREVRPYLDARQLHLGHAAKSFALREAPGALAKRARSNLNLKKERPMNRLSVKEEEEKKRPGFPKMKPGAFGSKIIYKQNSMHTASEFDSGLPPVDTYSKKKKK, encoded by the exons ATGGAcgatttacaattaaatatatctacaacaaaaaag AAAAATAGCTCAACTGGCCGTCCTTCTCCAAAAACACCATCAGACTACAAGTTTTTGGCTAAGCCAAACTATTCGGGAAAGATAATAGCCAGAAAAAGGCCGCAAAATGGAATTCCAAAGAAGTTCACTGAGAAATATTCAGAAgaacctaaaaataaaatagctaaACTATCAGATGACAATGTGACAAAGCCTCATGATCTACAGTCAAAACTACGTGATTTAAGTGAGAATAAAGGAAAATTTCAAGGTAGAAATTACCAAGATGTAACAGATGAccttgttttaaaacaaaaacagagAAGTGGTGCTTGGATATCATCATTATTCAAGAATAATCCTGATGTCCCCCGAATGGGACAAAGAGCTGTAAAGCCTGTAGTGGAAAAAGTATTTGCTGGAAGAACATTTCAAGATTTAAATTTGCATCCCCATATAGTTTCtaatatgaaacaaaatatgaatttaacaGAGCTAATGACAGTGCAGCAAAAGGCGATCCCTGTGATTTTGGAGGGTCGTGATGTCTTGATTAG ATCTCAAACAGGCTCAGGAAAAACCTTAGCTTATGCATTGCCAGTAATTGAAGGTTTGCAAGCTATAAGacctaaaataaatagacatGATGGTATAAgagttgttgttgttgtgcCCACTCGAGAACTTGCTGTGCAGACATATGAACTATTTGAAAAACTTCTTAAG tcgTTTATATGGATAGTTCCTGGTTTATTGAGTGGAGGTCAAAAAAGGAAGGCAGAAAAGGCAAGATTAAGGAAAGGATTGACAATACTTGTTGGAACTCCTGGTCGAATCAATGACCATCTCAGGCACACACATTCACTAAATTTTGCTAAACTTgg GTGTTTAATATTAGATGAAGCTGACCGTCTATTAGATATGGGTTATGAGAAAGATGTAGCTGCAATTGTCAAAGCTATTGATGACCACAAAAAGGCAGCCACATACGATCCTATGGCTTTAGTTAAacagacaataaaaaaagcacCTGAAAAAGAAGAGGCACTAATTGAAGATCCAAATAAAGAAGAAATGGGTGATAAACACCCATTAACAGACGTGTTTCTGTCTACTGAAAGACAAACAATATTGCTGTCCGCTACTTTGAcgaag gcTGTAGAAAACTTAGCTGGAATCACAATGAAAGAACCTGTCTTCGTAGACACATCAGATGGTAAAGCAGTTGTAGCTGATTCACTAAAACCTAATCAGAAAGATGAAGTTAAAAATCTAGAAATCGAGGCACAACCGGAAGCAGTGAGTccgaaaattaatttaactaaacaaaaatctGAAGTCTCAAATAATGATAAAGGAAAATCCAACACTG GCATCAAAGCATTCAGTGGTGCAAATCATCCTGAAATATTTGGTACTGCGATAACGGAAAGTAAAGACAAACCAAAAGATGACATAAATGATAGTGATTCTGACTCAGATTATGAATACTTTAAAGTACAAAAAGAATTAAGCGGAGACAAGAAGAATGAAACAAAGATAGTTGACAAAAAGGAAGAACAAGAGGAACAGCCAAATATGTTtgaaaatgctttaaaaacaGCAATAGTGGAAGATGAACTAGTCCTACCATCCACAGTTAATCAGACATTTATATTGATACCTATGAAATTGAGATTAGTTTCACTTTGCTCTCTAATCGTTGAACATtgcattttaaacaaaaaaggaGGTAAAATGATCGTGTTTATGGCAACATTAGAAATGGTAGATTATCATTCTGAATTGATTGAAACTGTTTTGAGCGGAAAGGATGGTAAAAAAAGGAAGCAAAAGAAGGTGAAGAGTGatgaaaattcaaaaaagaagAAAGGTGATGATGAAGACGACGATGAGGACGag GAATCATCAGACGAGTACGAAATAGATTATCAAGCACCTGCCGAAGGTGGCCTGGTTCCAATGGAAGTCGATGTATTCAGTTTACACGGCTCCATGCCTCATGAGCAGCGAATGGAAGTTTTCAAACAATTTCGTACTGCACGACGAGGTGTGTTATTCTGCACG gaCGTAGCAGCACGAGGCATTGATGTGCCTCGAGTAGACTTGGTGCTACAATATTGCGCCCCAGCATCGGCTACAGATTATGTACATAG ggTGGGTCGAACGGGACGCGCGGCTCAAGTGGGGGCTGCGACTATGTTCCTGCTTCCAAGCGAAGCGGAATTTGTCAGACATTTAGAACAGAAGAGAATAAG attACGTCAAACGGACGAGTCAAAAGTGTTGGAATCTCTTCGCTCTGTGGCACCAACTGCGCATACCGTGCAACGGGCGGCGATAGCTGTTCAAGCTAAATTGGAAAACACAGCTCATTCCTCGAAAGATTGGTTAGCAAGGGCTAGTAGAG ccTATACATCTTGGGTTCGATTCTACTCCGGGTATCCACGTGAAGTTCGACCCTATCTCGATGCGCGGCAACTTCATTTGGGTCACGCTGCCAAATCCTTCGCATTAAGAGAAGCCCCGGGTGCGCTCGCGAAGAGGGCCAGATCTAAccttaatttaaagaaagaaCGACCAATGAACCGGCTTTCTGTGAAAGAAGAGGAAGAGAAGAAAAGACCTGG GTTCCCCAAAATGAAGCCTGGAGCGTTTGGAAGCAAAATTATCTACAAACAGAATTCCATGCACACTGCTAGTGAGTTCGACAGCGGCCTTCCTCCAGTGGATACTTACTCtaagaagaaaaagaaataa
- the LOC123707263 gene encoding dynein axonemal light chain 1-like, with the protein MAVKPTTCKEAIARWEKKTGENATEAKVLELQFQWPPIEKMDGALSTLVACEKLSLSSNMIDKIVGIAGMRSLKILSLGRNYIKSLAGIETVSETLEELWISYNQIDKLKGIGVLKALRVLYMSNNVVKEWAEFNRLQECPSLRDVMFIGNPICDNQPDVETWRTQASNRLQQITKLDGIPILRDTD; encoded by the exons ATGGCGGTAAAGCCTACAACATGTAAGGAAGCTATTGCTCGATGGGAGAAGAAAACTGGTGAAAATGCGACCGAAGCGAAAGTGTTAGAGTTGCAGTTCCAATGGCCACCTATTGAGAAAATGGATGGTGCTCTTTCAACCCTTGTAGCTTGCGA AAAGTTAAGTCTTTCATCCAACATGATCGATAAAATAGTCGGGATCGCTGGAATGAGAAGCTTAAAGATTCTATCCTTGGGCAGGAACTATATTAAATCCTTAGCGGGAATC GAAACTGTTTCTGAAACTCTTGAAGAATTATGGATTAGTTATAACCAGATAGATAAGCTTAAAGGAATCGGAGTTTTGAAGGCTTTGAGAGTGCTCTATATGTCCAATAACGTGGTGAAGGAGTGGGCTGAATTTAATAGAttacag GAATGCCCATCACTAAGAGATGTGATGTTCATCGGAAACCCGATATGTGACAACCAACCCGACGTGGAAACGTGGCGTACTCAGGCCTCCAATCGTCTTCAACAAATTACAAAACTCGATGGAATTCCTATACTTAGAGATACTGATTAG